A window of Desulfobulbus oralis genomic DNA:
AGACCGGCAATGGCTACTGCATAGCGGCGGCGGTGGCGATTCAGGTGGTGCGGGCGCTGTTCTTTGGTCATCATTCTGCGCCGTCGGCGAGCGGCAGCTTTATGATCGACGCGGACGGCCATGTGCAGGTGGAGGGGGTGTACGGCGGGGACTCGGGCATGCGGGATCAGGCGCTGGAGTTTGGCGAGTCCCTGCTGCCGGTGATCCAGAGCTATGTGAACGGCGGCGGCAGGGCCCGGATTGACGGGAGTCTGCCGCACTTCGTGCTGAAGCAGGGCGAGCCGGTGCAGTTCGAGTATCCGAGCACGGACGGCGTGGGGAAGGTGAGTGTTCTGGTGGAGGACAGCAGCCAGGCGGGGCGGGAGCTCTTGGGGGTTTTGTACGCGCGCGACCGTGGGGCCAGTGTGGAAGCGGCCATGAAATCGGCGACCGATGTTCATGGCTTTGTGGACGAGGCCCGGATGGGCGCGATTCTGGCAGGCCAGGGCTTTGTGAAAGACGGGCTGACCTGGAAGTACGGGGAGACGAGGAGCCGGGACTGCGGGAGCTGGGGCACGGGGGTATTCCAGGGCGGTGGCCAGCAGGGCCCGGTGGGTCGATGCTTTGTGGCCAGGGACGAGCAGGTGCTGTCCCTGCCGCTGCGCGAGGAGGCGAGGTCTGGCCGGCAGGTGGGGGCGATTCTCGGGGCGCGGAGCCTGGGCGGGGCCTTTGTGGACTATGGGAGCGAGCTGTTCCTGCTGGGTCTGGGCGGGCTCTTGGGGCCTGCGGGCACAGCCGTGGCGGCGCCTGGAGCGGGGTCTCGCGGCGCTGCGGCGGGCCAGGCCCCGGGCCCCGGGTATGTGCGGCCCCTGGACGGGCTGGAGCATGGGCTCTACGAACGGCTGCTGGCATCCGGGCTGCCCGGGGCGCAGGGCCCGGCTGAGGCGGAGCCTGCCGCGGCCGGCGGGATCTCCGGGAAGGTTTTGGAGGGCTATGCGGGGCTCTCCGGTCTTTCCGGGGCGGAGCTGGAGTCCTTTGTGGCTGCGGAGTGGGCGGGTCTGCAGCGGCAGGGCAATGTGTTTTCGGAGCTGCCGCGGACTTCGTCCTACTACCACCGGGGCGGGGTTGCGGGCACGGTGCTGCACGAGGACGGGAGCCGGGCCGCGCCGGAACCGCCGGCCGGGCCCTGGTGGCACGGCTGGGAGGGCCGTGCGGCTGCCGCGCCCCCTGGAGAGACGCTTTTTGACACCATGCTGGGCATGAGCCTGGGTCAGTCCGCGAGCGGACGTCAGGTCAGTGCCCGGGCCTGGCAGGCCCTGCACGACGAGCCCCCTGCCCCTCTGCCTCCGGAGGTGGAACAGGGGGCTTTTTTTATCGCCCCGCAGGATTCCAGTCTGCGCTTTGTGGAGTCGCAGCTTGCGCACGAGGCCGGCTTTGGGCTGGAGGCGGAGGGTCTGCGCTTTGTGGGTCTGGGTGCGGCGGAGCATGGCCGGGTGTACAGGGATGTCAACGGGGATCTCCGTTTTGAGGCGGAGGCCGGCTTCAGCGGTCAGGCCTCCTTTCTGTACCAGCTTGCGGACAGTGCGGGCCGGATCATCACCCGGCGGGCCCTGGTGGATGTGTACGACGTCAACGAAGCGCCGGAGCTTGCAGACGACGCCTTTACCCTGGCCATGGGCACGCCCTTTCAGCTCTCGCAACTGCTGGCCAACGACCGGGATGGGGACGGGGACACCCTGCATCTGGATCATTTCCGGGGCATCAGCCACGGCCGGGTCACGGAGCGGGGCGGCGAGCTGGTGTTTGAACCCGAGCCCGGTTTTACCGGGGATATCGATTTCAGCTATTTCGCCTGTGACCGGCCTGGAGCCTATCCGGAGATGGGGCATGCGCGGCTGAGCTATGTGAATGCGAACGGCGCGCCGGCTTTGCAGAACGACCGCTTTCTGATGCTGGAGGACGGGGAGCTGAGGCTTTCGGCAGGGCAGCTGCTGGCGGGCGACCTGGGTGAGGGGCTGGAGCTGCTCTCGGTACAGGGCGCCGCGCACGGCCGGGTGCGCCTGAACGCGGACGGGAGCATCGACTTCCGGCCTGATGCGGACTACTTTGGCAGGGAGGCGGGCTTTTCGTATACGGCCAGGAGCGCCAGCGGGGCGGAGGCTTCGGCCTGGGTCAGTGTTGGGGTGCTGAACGTGCAGGACGCGCCTGTGGTCGCGGCCACGAGCATCGCTCCGGTCTCCGGAGCGGGCTTCGCCCTGACGCCCGGGGCGGTGGCGGCCTTTGTGCATGACGCGGACGGGGACAGCCTGCGTTTGAGCAGCGTCACCAACGTTTCAGGCGGGCATGTGGAGCAGCGGGGCGGGGTCTGGACCTTTGTGGCGGACGCGGGCGCGGACCATGGCTCCTTTGACTATGAGGCGGACGACGGGCACATGGGCAGGGTGAGCGGTCATCTGGAGTTTGGGGTGAGCGCCTCTGCCCCGGCTGCGGCCGGCAGCCCGACAGCCAGTCCGGCCGGGAGCGGGACGCCCTCCCCTGCCCCGCCTGCCGGGCCGTCGGGCCATGGCTCCGGGGCTGCGGTGAACCGGGCGCCGGAGGCCATTGCCGAAAGTCTCGCCCTGCCCTGGGAAACGGATCTGCGCTTTGATGCCAGGACCCTGAGCCGTTTTGTGCGGGATGCGGACGGGGATCAGCTCTCCCTCTCCGCGCTGCAGGTGCAGAGCGGGAAGGGTCGGGTGCTTTCGGAGCAGGGCTGTTTTGTCTTCCGGCCGGAGGCGGGCTTTACCGGCCCGGTGACGCTTTCCTATGTGGCGACAGACGGCCGGGCGGAGCACAGCGGCCTGCTGCAGGTCGGGGTGGAGCTGGCGGACCGGCCCACGGTCTTTGGCGAAGACCGCTATACGACAAGGGAGGAAGAGGCGATACGGATCGATCCGGCAGCGCTTCTGGCAAACGATACGGATAAAGACGGGGCGCTCGCCTTTGTGGCTGCCCACGGGGCGGTGCACGGGACGCTTGCCGAAGACGGGGCGGGGCAGATCGTTTTCACGCCGGCTGCGGACTACTTCGGGGCAGATGCGGGCTTTCGCTACACGGTGCGGGATGCGGCGGGGCACGAGGCCTCGTCCTGGGTGAGCGTCGGGGTGGCAAACGTCAACGACGCGCCGGTGCTGCGCTATGACCGGGTCAGTCTGCCCGAGGATCAGCCCTGGGTTCTGGACAGCCGGGCCCTGAGCCGTTTCGTGCATGACGCGGACGGCGACAGCCTGAGCCTGAGCGCGGTGAGCCATGCCAGCGGCGGGACGCTGAGTCTGAAGAACGGGCTGTACACCTTTGTCCCGGATGCCGATTACTACGGGCCCGCGGGCTTTGACTATGTGATCACGGACGGTCATGGGGCCGCCCTGTCCGGGCATATGGCCATGGACATCCTGCCGGTGAACGATCTGCCCCGTGTGGCGCTGCAGAGTGCGGGCACAGAGGAAGACGGGATCGTGTCCTTTTCGGTGGCCGCTCTTCTTGCAGGCGCCCATGACGTGGAAGACGGGAAGGAACTGCGCTTTGGCGGCATTGACAGTACGCTTTCGGGCGATGCCTGGGTGCGGGGCGACACGCTCTTCTTCCAGCCGGACGAGAACTTCAACGGCCAGGCCTTTGTACGCTACCGGGTGCTGGATACGGAAGGCGGCGTGGGCTTCGGCCATGTCAGGGTCCAGGTGAGCGGCACGCCGGATGCGCCTGTGGCTGAGGATGACAACGACCTTGTGGCCTGGAGCAACGGGCGCTATGACAACGTGTACAGCGGGGCCGCCCTTCTGGCCAACGACCATGACGCGGACGGGGATCCGCTGACCCTGTTGAGCGTGGGGCCGGCAGAGCATGGCAGCGTGTCGGTGGACAGTCTGGGCGGGATCCACTATCGGGCGCCTGCAGACAACTGGGTGGGCTTCGACAGCTTCAGCTACCGGATCACGGACGGCAGGGGCGGTTTCTCGGAGGCAAGGGCCACGCTCGAGGTCAGGCCCAATACTTCGCCCGATGTGTACGACGAGGTGCTGACCACGAAGGAAGATACGGTTTCGGCGCTGCCCCAGCGCCTGCTGCTGAAAAACGACCAGGATCCGGACGGCGACCATCTCTTCATCAGTTCTGTGGGCGAGGCCAGCCACTGCCAGGTGCAGCTCCTGGCGGACGGCAGCGTGCTCTTTGTGCCGGAACAGAACTTTAACGACTGCTATCCGGGCCAGGCGAGCTTTGCCTACACGGTGACGGACGGGATCAGCCAGGGCACCGTGGGGCGTGCGTATTTCGAGATCGAGCCGGTGAACGACGCGCCCCTTGTCCAGTCGGAAGTGCTGTTCGGGGCGGTGGAAGACAATCAGTTCCTCTTCAACGTGGGCCAGCTCATGAAGGGCGTCACGGATGTGGAAATGGCCTCGCCCTATGAGCAGGACAGCGTCCACTTTGCAGGCGGGCTGTCGGCGGAGCACGGCAGCCTCGTTTGGGACAGGGCCACGGACAATATCCTGTACACGCCGAACCGGGACTTCAGCGGGCTGGAGCGCTTCAGCTACCAGGTGGCTGACGCCCAGGGCGCAGTGACGACCGGCGTCTCCGGCATCTACGTGCAGCCGGTGAACGACGCGCCGCTGACCCAGTCCGACTACGGCGAGGCCGCGGAAGAGGTGGTGTGGAACAACTACAGGATCAGCGCGCTTCTGGGCAACGACTATGACGCGGACGGGGACCAGCTTTCGCTTGTGAACCCGCAGGTGAGCCAGGGGCGGGCCCAGGTGCGGATCAGCAATGGCAATCTCTCCGTGCGGCCGGCGGAAGGCATGGCCGGCAGGCGGATAGTGGTGGACTATACGGTGAGCGACGGGCATGGCGGCGAGACGCCCAGTCAACTGATCATCAACCGGGTGCTGGATCACAACTACGCACCCAGCTTCACCGGCCTGTACCGCATCACCAACCAGGACATCCACGGGAGCCATGGAGATGAAGACGGCTGGCAGACCTTCAGCTTCCATGTGGAGGACAAAAACGGGGGCAACAGCTGGAGCTACGACTGGGGCGACATCATGGCGATCCACGGCGCCCTGGGTTCATCGACCAGCTACGGCAAGCACGAACTGTTCGATTACGGCAACGGTCACTTCAAGTTTGGTTTTGACCGGATGCCCGGCTCACGCGCGAATATGCACATAACGGCGGTTGATTACCAGGGCGCGACCGGGACGATAACGGTCAACCTGACGAAGCTGGCCGGGGCTGTGGGCATCCACCGCTACTCGCCGGTGGTGTTCGACCTGGAGGGGGACGGGCTGGAGCTTCTGGCCCTGGACTCCGGGCCGGCTTTTGACTGGAACCGGGACGGGGTGGATGAAAAGACGGGGTGGATAAGCGGCAGGGACGCCTTTCTGGCCTATGATTACAATGGGGACCGGATGATCGACCGTGCGGACGAACTCATGCTGAGCGAGTACACGCCCGGCGCCATGAGCGACCTGGAGGGGCTGCGCAGTTTTGATACCAACCAGGATCAGGTCTTTGACAGCCAGGACGGGAAGTGGTCATCCTTTGGCCTCTGGCAGGACAAAAACAGCAACGGCGTGACGGACACAGGCGAGTTCCGGACCCTGGACGAGGCGGGGATCGCGGCCATCGATCTGCGGGGCGAAGAGGGCGGCGGCGAGCAGGCAGGCGGCAGCATCCTGGGCACGGTGAGCTTCACGCGGACGGACGGAAGCACCGGCACAGCGGCCGACGTGGCCCTGTATGGGGAGGAGTTCGCGCTGGAACAGGCGGGGTCTGAGGACGGGGCCGCAGGAAGCGCCGGCCGGCCAGACCCCTCCGGAGGCTCCGCCGCCTCTTCCGCCGGGAGCGACAGCGGCGTCCGGGAAAGTCTGGCCGGCTCGGGCCAGAGTGCCGGCGGGGGCAGCCAGACTGACAGCGGAGCGGAGCAGAGCCTGAGCGCTGAATCCGGAGGCCTTGAAGCGGCCGCCGGCACTGCCACCGCAGACGACAGCAGCGCCCAGGAAAGCCTGACCGGCTCGGGCCAGAGTGTCGGCGGGGCGGACGCATCGGAAGAACCCGCCGCTGCCGGGGGCGACAGCAGCGGCCAGGAAAGCCTGGTCGACGCCGGCCAGACAAATGGGGGAGAGGGAGAGGCGGCAGACATCGCAGTGCCTGCCTGCTGCTCCGAGGCCCAGCTCAATACCCTCTCGGCCCAGATCGCCTCAGACCTGGCCATGGCCCCGGAAGACAGCACGGCCCAGGCAGATGCCGTCAGCCTCGTCAGCCCGGCGGACGTCACCAGCGACATCCACCAGCAACTCGACGACTTCCAGGACAACACCTCGCCCTTCGGATGAACAACCGAAATTCGGTAGCAGCGGCGATTATTTTAAATAACACCCTCCTGACTGACAGGCAGGATTACGAATACAGAGGATACGTTAGACAAGGAAAGAGAAGTGCTGGGCCCTACCAAATCAATACTGCAAATTTGATATAACCTCATGAAATGATGAGAAAATTTGTTGTATCTCATGTTTTTTGCTGGAAGACATCTGAGATACCAGCGGAAGTTTATAAATTCCTTCTTAATCGAACCTTGCGTTATGCAAAAGCAAAATATTTTCACAATATTGCTTTTTATTTTTTTATTTGCATTGCCTGCCCATGCTTCAGACTGTGCAAGAATGGAAAGAAAATGGCCGTGGGAACCTGGGCAGGAAGTGAAGTATGAATGCAACAAAATAGCAAAAATGACTTTGAGCTGGATAAAGAAGGACGAATTGCCCGATATTCAACAGCTTTTACAGGCTGATATCATCAGCTCCGAGAGCATTTTGGGCCAACCTTTCCATTGCTATGAATATAATGAGGAGAAAGTTTGCTTTTTTCAGGAAGATGCACCGATCATAATCGGTTACAATAAAAATAATGGAAAGCCAAATACAATATTATTTAATTTGATTCAAGTAGAATCAGTTGAGAGTATTCCTGAAATATTGGGACTAGGATTGTCTTCAACACCTATGAAAGGACCAGCAGGGCCTTTCTGGAATAATTTAAATGGTGTAAAACAGTTGGAATGCAATAATCCAGAGTTTAAGTATGCTGGAAATTGGATATATCCAATTATCATCCATATTGATAAAGCACCAATTTCAACTGAATTAATGCGTTAATATAACGAGATATTTTGTAAAAATCTTTAGAGATATAGCAAAAGCCATAACTGTTATAGAGTAACAACTTATTTCTTAAAGGGAATGTTCAATATGTCTAACGAAGATTATTATGTTGAATTTATTACAAAAGTATTTAGTGGCTCATTGAGTGCAACCGCGACCCAGATTAATGATGATGTTAAAAGTATCACTAATCTGGTATTTTTAGAAATCCAGAAATGTACAGGGACGATGTTTGCAGGTGATGCAATTTATGCACTATTTTATAACGTAACAAGCTTTGCAGATTTACTTGTAAATATTGTTTCTGGAATCGCTTTAGGTACAATTTCTGGATGGATTGATGTAATTAGGCAAAATATAAAATATAGAGTGTGCGTTGACGCTGCAGCATTCAAATGGAAAAGTGTGATGGCATTGGCGCTGCTTGACATGTCCCGGGCATCAAAAGAGGAAATAATCGGATTTCTCAAAATTAATGCCGATTTTGACGCTACAAATGATGAGGAAATCAGAAATGTCTTTCACCTTTTGCGCCAGATCTCGGCAAAGATCAAGGAAGCTCAGGATAAATAAAGACTTGTTCCACTATGGGTGTCTATTGATCGTTTACAGTGCAAGCTGATAAATGTCCTTGTGTGTATGGATAAAACAAAATTTGCATTCATTCAAATGGAAAGAAAGGGCATACTTTTGGAAGCTTTGAGAACGACCAGGCAAGTCTTTCCAAAATTCTGAAAACTTAACTATTCCATTGATATGTAAAGTTCAATACGGTACGTTTCTAAACGGCCCAGGCCTACGAGACTCTCATAACCGCGCCAACCAAAAACGATCAGGGAGAAACAGATGAAAAGCAAAGTTGTATGGGCCTGTATGCTGCTGCTGTCTGCAGCATTCCTCTGCTCCTGCGGCGGCAGAAAAGCGCCGGAAGAGAACCCCTTCAGGATGGAGCAGGCGCTGACACAGTCATACGAGAATATTCTCTTCTATCCCTTTGAAACAAACGAAGAAATACAAAAATACTACCCCAAGGCAAGGGAAGAATCATTGCATGCGGTAATCAGGCACCTGCGGGATAAGAAGAAATACAGGAAAATTGATAAAGTCAGTGGTAATTTCGATAAAAAATCAACCCTGCTTGTCAAGGTAAGAATACCGGACATGAGAATTGTTGGCGGTGTTGCCCGGGCTTTTGGCGGCACATTTTTAGGCAGTTCACATATGAGCATGGAAGCCTATCTGATAGACGCGGAAAGTGGCAATACAGTAAAAATGAAGGCTTTGGCCAGCGCCAACAATCCCTGGGCTGCAGCATGGACTATTGGGGATACGGACAGGAGTCTGCCATCAGACATGGGGCATATTCTCGGCGAATATATCGCCACCGTGGTCCCGGCCAGAGCGGTTCCGGCCAAACCATAACACACTCCCCGGCAGGGGGCGGCATGCTGGCGGAAGGCGCCTTCCGCCAAACCCGGCAATCTGATATCGCTCCGCCCCCTGCACCGTGCAGACGGAAACAGTTACGCAGAGATAAAGGAACAGGATTGACTGATATTGCAAGGAAAGATAACCAAAAAAATTTCTGATATAAAACCTGTAAGAAATTTCAATGACCGAGACAGAATTGACGAAAAACAGAGACAGCGCAATATTCTGTCTTTTGATGTCGGGGAGAATGCATGGACGGCACTTAAGTTATGAGCAGCTATACCATAACTTTTTTAAAGAAAACAGAAAGTATGATGGCAGTTATTTATGTAAGACAATAAAAAATATAAAATTAAATGTTAAAATAATAAATACCAAGCTGGATAAAATTAAAAACAGCGTATTCCCACTTATCGCTGAAACAGGCACGGGTGAATTTTTTCTTATCCTCAAAAGGGATCAGGAGGAAAGCCATAAATATTTGGTACAGAAATATGGAGATAACAGGGCGACCTCTGTCACCATACAGGAAAATTCCGACTTGCTTGCGAAATTTATCTCTGTAAGGGCAGCAGAGAAACAAACAAGAGAAGATAATGCTTTTGGCTTCTCGTGGTTTTTCAAAGCCTCAATGAAATATTGGCATGTGCTCCGCGAATGCATATTGGCATCCATATTTGTACAAATATTCGGTCTGTTATCTCCCCTCGCATTTATGATTGTTATCGATAAGGTTTTATCGAATAACAGCATGTCCACCCTTGATGTTCTGGTCTTTTCCTTGATTATTATTTCAATTTTTGAAATCCTGCTTAACGCATTGAGAACATATTTATTATCGCATACCGCAAACCGTATTGATCTGACACTGGGTATCAGAACCTTCAGGCATTTGCTGAATCTGCCTCTGGGATATTTCCAAAGCCGGCCGGTTGGCGATACCATTGCCCGGATGAAAGAGCTGGAAGTTGTTCGCCAATTCATTACCGGTTCAGGCATACTCCTGTTTCTTGATCTCCTCTTCCTCGTCATTTTCCTGCTGTGCATGTTTTTTATCAGCCGCTTTCTCTGCGTTATCGTTATTGCGGCCATGCCCTTCCTTTTTCTCGCCTCCATGCTTATCACGCCCATGCTGCGGAACAAGCTGGATGACAGGTATGTGCTTTCCGCGAGAAATCAGTCGTTTCTGGTCGAACTCCTTTCCGGCATCGAAACCGTCAAGGCCAATGGCGCTGAACCCCTCATGCGCGCCAGATGGGAAAACAGGCTGGCCGAGCAGGTGCGGGCCGGCTTTGCCGGCAGCAATCTGGCCAACCTCATCAACCAGTGCTCCGCAACGGTCAACAAGGTGCTCACCGTCCTCCTGCTCTGGTTCGGCGCCAGGGAGGTGATGCAGGGGCACCTGACGGTCGGTCAGCTCATTGCCTTCAACATGCTGTCCTCGCGCGCCGTGGCGCCGATCCTCAGGCTTTCGCAGATCTGGAAGGAATTTCAGCAGGTGAAGGTCTCCATCGCCCGGATTGCCGATATTTTCAAGGCCCCGGCCGAGCCCGGTTTCAATCCGGAAAGGGTGGACCTGCCCCCTATCCGGGGAGCCCTGGAATTTGACCATGTGACCTTCAGGTACCGACCCGATGGGCCGGTGATTCTGGATGACATTTCCTTTTCCGTGCGGCCGGGCGAGCTGGTGGGCATTATCGGCTCGACCGGTTCGGGCAAGACCACGCTGATGAAACTGCTGCAACGGATGTATGTGCCGGAAAAGGGCCGGGTGCTGGTTGACGGTATTGACATCGCCCTGGTCGACGCCGCCTGGCTGAGGCGTCAACTGGGGGTGGTCATTCAGGATGGCGTGCTCTTCAACGCCTCCATCAGGGACAATATCTCCTTCGGCAACCCCGGGCTGTC
This region includes:
- a CDS encoding DUF4410 domain-containing protein; the encoded protein is MKSKVVWACMLLLSAAFLCSCGGRKAPEENPFRMEQALTQSYENILFYPFETNEEIQKYYPKAREESLHAVIRHLRDKKKYRKIDKVSGNFDKKSTLLVKVRIPDMRIVGGVARAFGGTFLGSSHMSMEAYLIDAESGNTVKMKALASANNPWAAAWTIGDTDRSLPSDMGHILGEYIATVVPARAVPAKP
- a CDS encoding cadherin-like domain-containing protein; amino-acid sequence: MWQDFAGGLKSLWDAIKSGPPTAPAGEYTYPHAIPDWWQLGPPTSMTKPGDAAGDHAAGTDARGYEQEYLTKAEYEAHLRGQLGLPEGAPLILTASVDELWNLSGRLRPEAAQSGDASGIIHLSDQSKFPAGGEGPGPEGLDPGDYMADLEQLWQRGLLDEHGAYTQAGAEWLAGIMAQTGPESGGEGELAAAYAAWAASEEARQERESSLAAAEGLLRLTTAIESGDGVAIARELVNSINTVDIAAMQRDRGSLFGGQADAAHVGLSATGDALDLAQALHHGEGWNAVSSTAALVRDIDSFVQANGGGSFLGEQGGITLSALGSALHFGAALDGGDGFSIAASGLHLASDIGNYLDSGGTSLSPGPEAGSGLTGLSGAASAASLALDLRNLSEALESGNVKDMAVSGGHTAVSALGTYDALSKLAGGTGTTLAADLVPVVGYATSVVQLLDGDTQGAGLSAATTTGAVALGNATAASAAAGTTAGATAGAGATAGSGMSTAAAGNAGAAVTAAVAVVELCEGEYADAAVDAVCAALLQTGNGYCIAAAVAIQVVRALFFGHHSAPSASGSFMIDADGHVQVEGVYGGDSGMRDQALEFGESLLPVIQSYVNGGGRARIDGSLPHFVLKQGEPVQFEYPSTDGVGKVSVLVEDSSQAGRELLGVLYARDRGASVEAAMKSATDVHGFVDEARMGAILAGQGFVKDGLTWKYGETRSRDCGSWGTGVFQGGGQQGPVGRCFVARDEQVLSLPLREEARSGRQVGAILGARSLGGAFVDYGSELFLLGLGGLLGPAGTAVAAPGAGSRGAAAGQAPGPGYVRPLDGLEHGLYERLLASGLPGAQGPAEAEPAAAGGISGKVLEGYAGLSGLSGAELESFVAAEWAGLQRQGNVFSELPRTSSYYHRGGVAGTVLHEDGSRAAPEPPAGPWWHGWEGRAAAAPPGETLFDTMLGMSLGQSASGRQVSARAWQALHDEPPAPLPPEVEQGAFFIAPQDSSLRFVESQLAHEAGFGLEAEGLRFVGLGAAEHGRVYRDVNGDLRFEAEAGFSGQASFLYQLADSAGRIITRRALVDVYDVNEAPELADDAFTLAMGTPFQLSQLLANDRDGDGDTLHLDHFRGISHGRVTERGGELVFEPEPGFTGDIDFSYFACDRPGAYPEMGHARLSYVNANGAPALQNDRFLMLEDGELRLSAGQLLAGDLGEGLELLSVQGAAHGRVRLNADGSIDFRPDADYFGREAGFSYTARSASGAEASAWVSVGVLNVQDAPVVAATSIAPVSGAGFALTPGAVAAFVHDADGDSLRLSSVTNVSGGHVEQRGGVWTFVADAGADHGSFDYEADDGHMGRVSGHLEFGVSASAPAAAGSPTASPAGSGTPSPAPPAGPSGHGSGAAVNRAPEAIAESLALPWETDLRFDARTLSRFVRDADGDQLSLSALQVQSGKGRVLSEQGCFVFRPEAGFTGPVTLSYVATDGRAEHSGLLQVGVELADRPTVFGEDRYTTREEEAIRIDPAALLANDTDKDGALAFVAAHGAVHGTLAEDGAGQIVFTPAADYFGADAGFRYTVRDAAGHEASSWVSVGVANVNDAPVLRYDRVSLPEDQPWVLDSRALSRFVHDADGDSLSLSAVSHASGGTLSLKNGLYTFVPDADYYGPAGFDYVITDGHGAALSGHMAMDILPVNDLPRVALQSAGTEEDGIVSFSVAALLAGAHDVEDGKELRFGGIDSTLSGDAWVRGDTLFFQPDENFNGQAFVRYRVLDTEGGVGFGHVRVQVSGTPDAPVAEDDNDLVAWSNGRYDNVYSGAALLANDHDADGDPLTLLSVGPAEHGSVSVDSLGGIHYRAPADNWVGFDSFSYRITDGRGGFSEARATLEVRPNTSPDVYDEVLTTKEDTVSALPQRLLLKNDQDPDGDHLFISSVGEASHCQVQLLADGSVLFVPEQNFNDCYPGQASFAYTVTDGISQGTVGRAYFEIEPVNDAPLVQSEVLFGAVEDNQFLFNVGQLMKGVTDVEMASPYEQDSVHFAGGLSAEHGSLVWDRATDNILYTPNRDFSGLERFSYQVADAQGAVTTGVSGIYVQPVNDAPLTQSDYGEAAEEVVWNNYRISALLGNDYDADGDQLSLVNPQVSQGRAQVRISNGNLSVRPAEGMAGRRIVVDYTVSDGHGGETPSQLIINRVLDHNYAPSFTGLYRITNQDIHGSHGDEDGWQTFSFHVEDKNGGNSWSYDWGDIMAIHGALGSSTSYGKHELFDYGNGHFKFGFDRMPGSRANMHITAVDYQGATGTITVNLTKLAGAVGIHRYSPVVFDLEGDGLELLALDSGPAFDWNRDGVDEKTGWISGRDAFLAYDYNGDRMIDRADELMLSEYTPGAMSDLEGLRSFDTNQDQVFDSQDGKWSSFGLWQDKNSNGVTDTGEFRTLDEAGIAAIDLRGEEGGGEQAGGSILGTVSFTRTDGSTGTAADVALYGEEFALEQAGSEDGAAGSAGRPDPSGGSAASSAGSDSGVRESLAGSGQSAGGGSQTDSGAEQSLSAESGGLEAAAGTATADDSSAQESLTGSGQSVGGADASEEPAAAGGDSSGQESLVDAGQTNGGEGEAADIAVPACCSEAQLNTLSAQIASDLAMAPEDSTAQADAVSLVSPADVTSDIHQQLDDFQDNTSPFG
- a CDS encoding peptidase domain-containing ABC transporter, which translates into the protein MTETELTKNRDSAIFCLLMSGRMHGRHLSYEQLYHNFFKENRKYDGSYLCKTIKNIKLNVKIINTKLDKIKNSVFPLIAETGTGEFFLILKRDQEESHKYLVQKYGDNRATSVTIQENSDLLAKFISVRAAEKQTREDNAFGFSWFFKASMKYWHVLRECILASIFVQIFGLLSPLAFMIVIDKVLSNNSMSTLDVLVFSLIIISIFEILLNALRTYLLSHTANRIDLTLGIRTFRHLLNLPLGYFQSRPVGDTIARMKELEVVRQFITGSGILLFLDLLFLVIFLLCMFFISRFLCVIVIAAMPFLFLASMLITPMLRNKLDDRYVLSARNQSFLVELLSGIETVKANGAEPLMRARWENRLAEQVRAGFAGSNLANLINQCSATVNKVLTVLLLWFGAREVMQGHLTVGQLIAFNMLSSRAVAPILRLSQIWKEFQQVKVSIARIADIFKAPAEPGFNPERVDLPPIRGALEFDHVTFRYRPDGPVILDDISFSVRPGELVGIIGSTGSGKTTLMKLLQRMYVPEKGRVLVDGIDIALVDAAWLRRQLGVVIQDGVLFNASIRDNISFGNPGLSMEAIVEAAQLAGAHDFIMELQNGYDTVAGERGLRLSTGQRQRLAIARALSANPRMLILDEATSSLDYESEQRIQANMQKICAGRTVFMIAHRLSTIRHADRILCIEKGRIVEDDAPDRLLARESRYAQLHRIQAGA